From Microbacterium sp. LWH11-1.2, one genomic window encodes:
- a CDS encoding ThuA domain-containing protein — translation MSGTTTPEYPIRVVVWGENRHEQVEQKVRDIYPSGMHTTIKEGIEENLGERAVVTTVTLDDPEHGLTEEVLAATDVLVWWGHAAHGEVSDEVVDRVQRHVLEGMGLLVLHSGHWSRIFGRLMGTTCTLRWRSKDDREIVWTVDPTHPIARGIPHPFLIPAQEMYGEFFDVPAPDELVFLSTFSGGEVFRSGMTYRRGFGKIFYFSPGDQDYPVYHQAEVRKVIANGVEWAKTLRPNREIPVLLRYETEDFYNGRGYEGAMER, via the coding sequence ATGAGCGGCACCACCACGCCCGAGTACCCCATCCGCGTCGTCGTCTGGGGGGAGAACCGGCATGAACAGGTCGAACAGAAGGTGCGCGACATCTACCCGTCCGGCATGCACACGACCATCAAGGAGGGCATCGAGGAGAACCTCGGTGAGCGCGCCGTCGTCACGACGGTCACTCTCGACGATCCGGAGCACGGTCTGACCGAAGAGGTCCTCGCGGCCACGGACGTGCTCGTCTGGTGGGGGCACGCGGCGCACGGGGAGGTCTCGGATGAGGTCGTCGATCGCGTGCAGCGTCACGTGCTCGAGGGGATGGGGCTCCTCGTCCTGCACTCCGGGCACTGGTCGCGCATCTTCGGGCGACTCATGGGCACGACCTGCACCCTCCGCTGGCGGTCCAAGGACGACCGCGAGATCGTGTGGACGGTCGACCCGACGCATCCGATCGCGCGCGGCATCCCGCATCCGTTCCTCATCCCGGCGCAGGAGATGTACGGGGAGTTCTTCGATGTGCCGGCACCGGATGAGCTCGTCTTCCTCTCGACGTTCTCGGGCGGAGAGGTGTTCCGCAGCGGCATGACCTATCGGCGCGGTTTCGGGAAGATCTTCTACTTCAGCCCCGGCGATCAGGACTACCCGGTCTATCACCAGGCCGAGGTGCGGAAGGTGATCGCGAACGGTGTGGAGTGGGCCAAGACGCTGCGTCCGAACCGCGAGATCCCCGTGCTTCTGCGCTACGAGACCGAGGACTTCTACAACGGGCGCGGGTACGAGGGGGCGATGGAGCGATGA
- a CDS encoding Gfo/Idh/MocA family oxidoreductase — MTGPLRLVQVGAGGMGRAWLRTIAESPEVELAGLVDLDLDVARAALADAGLHGVEVGRSTAEVADAVGADAVVNVTVPEAHLIVNEEALGAGYPVLCEKPAAPTVAAAMVQAGMAALSGRLLMISQSRRYFAALRELRRQVEGLGAIGTVTTEFFKAPHFGGFREEMPHVLLVDMAIHAFDAARFVIGAEPVSVYCEEYNPTWSWYAGAANAAAVFEFEGGTRYVYNGSWCSPGQETSWNGSWRVSAAGGTATWDGAGHPLVQRPDAGEPVTVAAAPIREEISGSLEAFVHALRTGAEPENGIRENLRSLAMVEAAVASAETGVRVRIDDVLERARETAIAQTRREDVREWLRGVPVAP; from the coding sequence ATGACGGGCCCGCTGCGCCTGGTGCAGGTCGGCGCCGGCGGCATGGGGCGCGCGTGGCTGCGCACGATCGCCGAGAGCCCGGAGGTCGAGTTGGCGGGTCTCGTCGACCTCGACCTCGACGTCGCCCGCGCCGCGTTGGCGGATGCCGGACTGCACGGTGTCGAGGTGGGCAGGAGCACGGCGGAGGTCGCGGATGCGGTCGGGGCAGATGCCGTCGTGAACGTGACGGTGCCCGAGGCGCACCTCATCGTGAACGAGGAGGCCCTCGGTGCGGGCTACCCCGTGCTCTGCGAGAAGCCGGCGGCGCCGACCGTCGCGGCGGCGATGGTCCAGGCGGGGATGGCCGCGCTGTCGGGCCGACTGCTCATGATCAGCCAGTCTCGGCGCTACTTCGCCGCCCTCAGGGAGCTGCGCCGGCAGGTCGAGGGGCTCGGCGCGATCGGCACGGTCACCACGGAGTTCTTCAAGGCCCCGCACTTCGGCGGCTTCCGCGAGGAGATGCCGCACGTGCTGCTGGTGGACATGGCGATCCACGCCTTCGACGCCGCGCGCTTCGTCATCGGCGCAGAACCCGTCTCGGTGTACTGCGAGGAGTACAACCCGACGTGGAGCTGGTACGCCGGTGCGGCGAACGCCGCCGCGGTGTTCGAGTTCGAGGGCGGCACGCGGTACGTATACAACGGCAGCTGGTGCTCACCCGGGCAGGAGACGTCGTGGAACGGGAGCTGGCGGGTGAGTGCGGCCGGAGGAACCGCGACCTGGGACGGTGCGGGGCATCCGCTCGTGCAGCGACCGGATGCGGGCGAGCCGGTCACGGTAGCGGCGGCTCCGATCCGTGAGGAGATCTCCGGGTCGCTCGAGGCTTTCGTGCACGCGCTCCGCACCGGAGCCGAGCCGGAGAACGGCATCCGAGAGAACCTCCGGAGCCTGGCGATGGTCGAGGCGGCCGTCGCGTCGGCGGAGACCGGCGTCAGGGTGCGGATCGACGACGTCCTGGAGCGGGCGCGGGAGACCGCGATCGCGCAGACTCGCCGAGAGGACGTGCGGGAGTGGCTCCGGGGGGTGCCGGTCGCGCCCTGA
- a CDS encoding Gfo/Idh/MocA family oxidoreductase codes for MSDGDELGVGLVGTSFMGRVHAQAWTLAPRAFDLALTPRVVAVAGQDPERTTAFAARNDIARASTDWRQLLDDPRVDVVDICVPGDLHAVIAEEALAAGKHVLCEKPLSNSLAEAESMVAAARSARERGIQSMVGYSYRFVPALAHARALVGAGRLGTIHHVRAQYLQDWIVDEHFPLVWRLDRERAGSGALGDIGAHIVDAAVFVTGQRLTGVSALTETFVRERPLPAATGALAATAGTGYGRVTVDDAAVFIGRTDGGALATFEATRFAAGRKNAMRLEVNGSLGSVSFDFESADELWFHDHTVDASEAGFRRIHMTEPSHPYAGAWWPAGHGLGYDHAFVHEVVDFVRAIAERRTPEPSFEDGLYVQRVLDAVERSAASDAGWTPVDADRP; via the coding sequence ATGTCGGACGGCGACGAGCTCGGAGTCGGCCTCGTCGGCACGTCGTTCATGGGCCGCGTGCATGCACAGGCCTGGACCCTCGCACCGCGTGCCTTCGACCTCGCGCTCACCCCTCGCGTCGTCGCCGTGGCGGGCCAGGATCCGGAGCGGACGACCGCGTTCGCCGCGCGCAACGACATCGCCAGGGCATCCACCGACTGGCGGCAGCTGCTCGACGACCCCCGCGTCGACGTCGTCGACATCTGCGTGCCCGGTGACCTCCATGCGGTCATCGCCGAGGAGGCGCTCGCCGCCGGCAAGCATGTGCTGTGCGAGAAGCCGCTGTCCAACTCGCTCGCCGAGGCCGAATCCATGGTCGCGGCCGCCCGGTCGGCGCGCGAGCGCGGGATCCAGTCGATGGTCGGCTACAGCTACCGCTTCGTGCCGGCGCTCGCGCACGCCAGAGCCCTGGTCGGAGCCGGGCGGCTCGGGACGATCCACCATGTCAGGGCCCAGTACCTGCAGGACTGGATCGTCGACGAGCACTTCCCGCTGGTCTGGCGTCTCGACCGCGAGCGGGCGGGCTCGGGTGCGCTCGGCGACATCGGAGCGCACATCGTCGACGCGGCCGTCTTCGTCACCGGCCAGCGGCTCACCGGGGTGAGCGCACTCACCGAGACGTTCGTGCGAGAGCGCCCGCTTCCGGCGGCGACGGGTGCGCTCGCCGCGACGGCCGGCACCGGATACGGCCGGGTCACCGTCGATGACGCCGCCGTGTTCATCGGGCGCACCGACGGCGGCGCCCTCGCGACCTTCGAGGCGACCCGCTTCGCGGCGGGGCGCAAGAACGCGATGCGGCTCGAGGTCAACGGCTCGCTCGGCTCCGTCTCCTTCGATTTCGAGAGCGCGGACGAGCTGTGGTTCCACGACCACACCGTCGATGCGTCGGAGGCGGGGTTCCGTCGGATCCACATGACGGAACCATCGCATCCGTACGCCGGCGCCTGGTGGCCGGCCGGTCACGGACTCGGCTACGACCACGCGTTCGTGCACGAGGTCGTCGACTTCGTCCGTGCGATCGCGGAAAGACGCACGCCGGAGCCCTCCTTCGAGGACGGCCTCTACGTGCAGCGCGTGCTCGACGCCGTCGAGCGCAGCGCGGCATCCGACGCCGGCTGGACGCCGGTCGACGCGGATCGACCCTGA
- a CDS encoding sugar ABC transporter permease: MFLAPAALYILLFFGYPVVKNLVMSFQEYTTKTFFTGEAPWVGLANYLTVVNSGLFWPAMLNTALFTVGSIAGQFVIGLALAVFFRRKFPLSGFLRAMLLLPWLLPLIVASATWRSILDQDSGILNEFLTSVGLSAVPWLNSPDVALIAVILVNIWIGIPFNVTILYGGLQDIPEELYEAASLDGATGWKSFWHITLPNLRPVINVVLVLGVVYTLKVIDIILGLTNGGPANATQTIAIRSYQSSFVDFEFGVGAAFSNILILISLVFAIFYLRGNRKQVDE; encoded by the coding sequence ATGTTCCTCGCCCCGGCCGCGCTCTACATCCTGCTCTTCTTCGGCTACCCGGTCGTGAAGAACCTGGTGATGAGCTTCCAGGAGTACACGACCAAGACGTTCTTCACGGGGGAGGCCCCGTGGGTGGGGCTCGCGAACTACCTGACCGTCGTGAACAGCGGTCTCTTCTGGCCCGCGATGCTCAACACGGCGCTCTTCACGGTCGGCTCGATCGCGGGGCAGTTCGTGATCGGGCTCGCGCTGGCGGTGTTCTTCCGCCGGAAGTTCCCGCTCAGCGGCTTCCTCCGGGCGATGCTCCTGCTGCCCTGGCTGCTCCCACTCATCGTCGCGAGCGCGACCTGGCGGTCCATCCTCGATCAGGACAGCGGCATCCTCAACGAGTTCCTCACATCGGTGGGGCTCAGCGCCGTGCCGTGGCTGAACAGCCCGGATGTGGCGCTGATCGCGGTCATCCTCGTGAACATCTGGATCGGCATCCCGTTCAACGTGACGATCCTCTACGGCGGTCTCCAGGACATCCCGGAGGAGCTCTACGAGGCGGCATCCCTCGACGGCGCGACCGGTTGGAAGTCGTTCTGGCACATCACGCTGCCGAACCTCCGCCCCGTGATCAACGTGGTGCTCGTGCTCGGCGTGGTCTACACGCTGAAGGTGATCGACATCATCCTCGGGCTGACGAACGGCGGGCCCGCCAACGCGACGCAGACCATCGCCATCCGCTCGTATCAGTCGTCGTTCGTCGACTTCGAATTCGGCGTGGGCGCGGCGTTCAGCAACATCCTCATCCTCATCTCGCTGGTGTTCGCGATCTTCTACCTTCGCGGGAACCGCAAGCAGGTGGACGAGTAG
- a CDS encoding TIM barrel protein, which produces MIGLGTYAYFWQHSERAPEPLPLVGAFEDTRAQGVDLFQICDYAPLEQMSDDEVRDAAAAARDLGLTIELGTKGIVPAHLERFLELAAIFDARLVRSMLYGPDSRPSDDEAESWLRDSIRSYEAAGVTLALETYEQVPTADLLGIIERVGSSNLGVCLDPANVVAQLESPRTCVEQTAALTRNIHVKDFAFARQPGWVGFTYSGCAMGTGLHDYAHLLATVRPRERGINEIVEHWLPWQDDAETTIRTEREWTRLTLEELRSTS; this is translated from the coding sequence GTGATCGGCCTCGGCACCTACGCCTATTTCTGGCAGCACTCCGAGCGCGCGCCCGAGCCGCTGCCCCTGGTCGGCGCGTTCGAGGACACCCGCGCCCAGGGCGTCGACCTCTTCCAGATCTGCGACTACGCCCCGCTCGAGCAGATGAGCGACGACGAGGTGCGAGACGCCGCCGCGGCCGCCCGTGACCTCGGCCTCACGATCGAGCTCGGCACGAAGGGCATCGTCCCCGCGCACCTCGAGCGCTTCCTCGAGCTCGCCGCGATCTTCGACGCCCGGCTCGTACGCAGCATGCTCTACGGACCGGATTCCCGCCCCTCGGACGACGAGGCGGAGTCCTGGCTTCGCGACAGCATCCGCTCCTACGAGGCCGCCGGAGTGACCCTCGCCCTCGAGACGTACGAACAGGTGCCCACCGCCGACCTCCTCGGGATCATCGAGCGCGTCGGCAGCTCGAACCTCGGCGTCTGCCTCGACCCGGCCAATGTCGTCGCCCAGCTGGAGAGCCCGCGGACCTGCGTCGAGCAGACCGCGGCCCTCACCAGGAACATCCACGTGAAGGACTTCGCCTTCGCCCGCCAGCCGGGCTGGGTCGGCTTCACATACTCCGGCTGCGCGATGGGAACCGGTCTGCACGACTACGCCCATCTGCTCGCCACGGTCCGGCCGCGCGAGCGCGGCATCAACGAGATCGTCGAGCACTGGCTGCCCTGGCAGGACGACGCCGAGACCACCATCCGAACCGAGCGGGAATGGACCCGCCTCACCCTGGAAGAACTGAGGAGCACATCATGA
- a CDS encoding carbohydrate ABC transporter permease, with the protein MTTMAIVTDGAANRRATRRSGRDILFTALGVAFLAIMLFPVYWMFNASLQPSGNTLTASLLPLNPSFAGYEKAFADQGPNLVTSLIISVGTVVFSLAIAAPAAYALAQFRYRWINVALLAVLIAQMIPGVVIANALYAAYNDIGMLNSIPGLILADATHAIPFSIMILRAFMMSVPPSIIEAARVDGAGHLRAFWSIVLPVAKNSLITAGLFAFLFSWSDFLFALTLTTTDDITPVTLGIYQYLGTQVANWSAVMATAVLSSIPAIVLLVIAQRYIAAGATGGAVK; encoded by the coding sequence ATGACCACCATGGCCATCGTCACCGACGGCGCTGCGAACCGGCGGGCGACCCGGCGCTCCGGGCGCGACATCCTGTTCACCGCGCTCGGCGTCGCGTTCCTCGCGATCATGCTGTTCCCCGTCTACTGGATGTTCAACGCCTCGCTGCAGCCCTCGGGCAACACCCTCACCGCCTCGCTCCTGCCCCTGAACCCCAGCTTCGCGGGGTACGAGAAGGCGTTCGCCGACCAGGGGCCGAATCTCGTGACGAGCCTCATCATCTCGGTGGGGACGGTCGTGTTCAGCCTGGCGATCGCGGCGCCCGCCGCCTACGCGCTCGCGCAGTTCCGCTATCGCTGGATCAACGTCGCCCTGCTCGCCGTGCTGATCGCCCAGATGATCCCCGGGGTGGTGATCGCGAACGCCCTCTACGCCGCGTACAACGACATCGGCATGCTCAACTCGATCCCGGGCCTCATCCTCGCCGACGCGACCCATGCGATCCCGTTCTCGATCATGATCCTGCGGGCGTTCATGATGAGCGTGCCGCCCTCGATCATCGAAGCGGCCCGCGTCGACGGCGCCGGACACCTGCGGGCGTTCTGGTCGATCGTCCTCCCCGTCGCGAAGAACTCGCTCATCACCGCAGGCCTCTTCGCCTTCCTGTTCTCGTGGAGCGACTTCCTCTTCGCGCTGACCCTCACGACCACCGACGACATCACCCCGGTCACGCTCGGCATCTACCAGTACCTCGGCACGCAGGTCGCGAACTGGAGCGCGGTCATGGCGACCGCGGTGCTCTCCTCGATCCCGGCGATCGTGCTGCTCGTCATCGCGCAGCGGTACATCGCGGCCGGTGCCACCGGCGGAGCCGTGAAGTAG
- a CDS encoding phosphogluconate dehydrogenase C-terminal domain-containing protein, producing the protein MTDTSTSTATYKIAVIGAGGKMGMRVSNNLVKTDHAVWYVENSPAGQQRTVDAGRELTDASTAVADADIVVLAVPDLALGPVTADLVPQLRSGAILLTLDPAAAYAGLLTTRDDVIQAVAHPCHPSIFLQRETPEQWADTFGGIAAPQDAIAAIESDDEAKKAIVEATVRAIYAPVIDVHWVTIKQLAQLEPTLVETVACMIGDLLNEALQETVNTMGVPEAAARSILYGHTQVALANGLRGDNPFSDACLIAMDYGRESIIKDDWKKIFRDDELDKNLARMLHLDKIER; encoded by the coding sequence ATGACCGACACGTCGACGAGCACCGCCACCTACAAGATCGCCGTCATCGGCGCCGGCGGCAAGATGGGCATGCGCGTGTCCAACAACCTCGTGAAGACCGACCACGCCGTCTGGTACGTGGAGAACTCCCCCGCCGGCCAGCAGCGCACGGTCGACGCCGGGCGCGAGCTCACCGACGCCTCCACGGCCGTCGCCGACGCCGACATCGTGGTGCTCGCCGTTCCCGACCTGGCCCTCGGCCCGGTCACCGCGGACCTCGTCCCCCAGCTGCGCTCGGGTGCGATCCTGCTGACGCTCGACCCCGCCGCCGCGTACGCCGGTCTGCTCACCACGCGCGACGACGTGATCCAGGCCGTGGCGCACCCGTGCCACCCGTCGATCTTCCTGCAGCGCGAGACCCCGGAGCAGTGGGCCGACACGTTCGGCGGCATCGCCGCCCCGCAGGACGCGATCGCGGCGATCGAGAGCGACGACGAGGCGAAGAAGGCGATCGTCGAGGCGACCGTCCGCGCGATCTACGCTCCCGTCATCGACGTGCACTGGGTCACGATCAAGCAGCTCGCCCAGCTCGAGCCCACCCTCGTCGAGACCGTCGCCTGCATGATCGGCGACCTGCTCAACGAGGCCCTGCAGGAGACCGTCAACACCATGGGGGTTCCGGAGGCCGCTGCCCGCAGCATCCTCTACGGCCACACGCAGGTGGCTCTCGCCAACGGTCTGCGCGGCGACAACCCGTTCTCCGACGCGTGCCTGATCGCGATGGACTACGGCCGCGAGAGCATCATCAAGGACGACTGGAAGAAGATCTTCCGCGACGACGAGCTCGACAAGAACCTCGCGCGGATGCTCCACCTCGACAAGATCGAGCGCTGA
- a CDS encoding ABC transporter substrate-binding protein, with protein MRTRKTLITLVAGAAVLPLALAGCGGGGSASSGDPDTLTILDYYNNEPDKTLVQDLLDQCAADVDVTIERESVPGKDLIQKVLQRSSSKTLPDVLMLDNPDVQEIAATGGLAPLSDFDVDTSGFAQGILDAATYDGEVYGLAPVVNTLGLFYNVDLFEQAGLEPPTTWDELKSTAKTLTSGDQYGIAFSAIATYEGSWQFLPFMWTNGGDETDLQSPENAEALQLWVDLVGSGSASESVINWSQGDVKDQFVAGKAAMMVNGPWNIPALNETDVNWASVQVPVNKPGQTPVAPLGGEVWTVPQTGDKAKQAKAAEFVECMAGDDIELSAAESRFTVPTRTDLIPEYVEKVPSMEAFAEQVVNARSRTGQLGEEWPEQATVIYNAIQLALTGKATPDEAFEQAAQG; from the coding sequence ATGCGCACACGCAAGACACTGATCACGCTGGTGGCGGGAGCCGCCGTCCTGCCACTCGCCCTCGCCGGCTGCGGCGGCGGAGGCTCCGCATCGAGCGGCGACCCCGACACCCTCACCATCCTCGACTACTACAACAACGAGCCGGACAAGACCCTGGTCCAGGACCTGCTCGACCAGTGCGCCGCCGACGTCGACGTGACCATCGAGCGCGAGTCGGTCCCCGGCAAGGACCTCATCCAGAAGGTCCTGCAGCGGTCCTCCTCGAAGACCCTGCCCGACGTGCTCATGCTCGACAACCCCGACGTGCAGGAGATCGCCGCGACCGGCGGGCTCGCGCCGCTGAGCGACTTCGACGTCGACACCTCGGGTTTCGCGCAGGGGATCCTCGATGCCGCCACCTACGACGGCGAGGTCTACGGACTCGCGCCCGTGGTCAACACCCTCGGCCTCTTCTACAACGTCGACCTCTTCGAGCAGGCGGGCCTGGAGCCGCCGACGACCTGGGACGAGCTGAAGTCGACGGCGAAGACCCTGACGAGCGGCGACCAGTACGGCATCGCGTTCTCGGCGATCGCGACCTACGAGGGCAGCTGGCAGTTCCTTCCGTTCATGTGGACCAACGGCGGAGACGAGACGGATCTGCAGAGCCCGGAGAACGCCGAGGCGCTGCAGCTCTGGGTCGACCTCGTCGGCAGCGGGTCCGCCTCCGAGAGCGTGATCAACTGGAGCCAGGGCGACGTGAAGGACCAGTTCGTGGCGGGCAAGGCCGCCATGATGGTGAACGGTCCCTGGAACATCCCGGCCCTCAACGAGACCGACGTGAACTGGGCCTCGGTCCAGGTGCCGGTGAACAAGCCCGGCCAGACCCCCGTGGCGCCCCTCGGCGGCGAGGTGTGGACCGTGCCGCAGACCGGCGACAAGGCGAAGCAGGCCAAGGCGGCCGAGTTCGTCGAGTGCATGGCCGGCGACGACATCGAGCTATCGGCGGCGGAGTCGCGGTTCACGGTCCCGACCAGGACCGACCTGATCCCGGAGTACGTCGAGAAGGTGCCATCGATGGAGGCCTTCGCCGAGCAGGTCGTCAACGCGCGTTCCCGCACGGGACAGCTCGGCGAGGAATGGCCCGAGCAGGCCACGGTCATCTACAACGCGATCCAGCTCGCCCTCACCGGCAAGGCCACCCCGGACGAGGCCTTCGAGCAGGCGGCTCAGGGCTGA
- a CDS encoding ribose-5-phosphate isomerase translates to MTDTLRLVIGSDDAGFDYKEILKKDLEENGIVASVVDVGVDADGHTAYPRVAIAAAELVAAGEADRALLICGTGLGVAIAANKVPGIRAVTAHDSFSVERGVLSNDAQILTMGQRVVGIELARRLVREWLTYRFDPSSASAEKVAVIGEYESTGSC, encoded by the coding sequence ATGACTGACACCCTCCGCCTCGTGATCGGCAGCGACGACGCCGGTTTCGACTACAAGGAGATCCTCAAGAAGGACCTCGAGGAGAACGGCATCGTCGCGAGCGTCGTCGACGTGGGAGTGGATGCCGACGGGCACACCGCGTATCCGCGCGTCGCGATCGCCGCCGCCGAGCTCGTCGCTGCGGGCGAGGCCGACCGCGCCCTCCTGATCTGCGGCACCGGTCTCGGCGTCGCGATCGCCGCCAACAAGGTCCCCGGCATCCGCGCCGTCACCGCCCACGACTCGTTCTCGGTCGAGCGCGGCGTGCTCTCCAACGACGCGCAGATCCTCACGATGGGTCAGCGCGTCGTCGGCATCGAGCTCGCCCGCCGTCTCGTGCGCGAGTGGCTGACCTACCGCTTCGACCCGAGCAGCGCCTCGGCCGAGAAGGTCGCGGTCATCGGCGAATACGAGTCCACCGGATCCTGCTGA
- a CDS encoding triose-phosphate isomerase family protein has product MTKVTVGVSLKMYFGHQQAATWFDAVAARVRAHEAVRSATVELFITPTFLQVLPAIAAFDGTPVRIGGQDVAAADGGAYTGEVAASELADVGATIAEIGHAERRRLFAETDEIVAQKTAAALRAGLTPLLCIGETSHQDPADAAEVAVAQLRAALADAPAGAVIVAYEPVWAIGAPEPAPHSHIRVVAAALRAALDGDADRADSTVIYGGAAGPGLLTALGDDVDGVFLGRFAHDPDALVAVLDEAAELAALRQAQGPTGGAA; this is encoded by the coding sequence ATGACGAAGGTGACGGTCGGTGTGAGCCTGAAGATGTACTTCGGTCATCAGCAGGCGGCGACATGGTTCGACGCGGTCGCCGCGCGAGTCCGCGCGCACGAGGCCGTGCGATCGGCCACGGTCGAGCTCTTCATCACGCCGACATTCCTCCAGGTGCTCCCGGCGATCGCCGCCTTCGACGGAACCCCGGTGCGGATCGGCGGACAGGACGTCGCCGCGGCAGACGGGGGCGCCTACACCGGAGAGGTGGCGGCGTCCGAGCTCGCCGACGTCGGCGCGACGATCGCCGAGATCGGGCACGCCGAGCGCCGCCGGCTGTTCGCGGAGACCGACGAGATTGTGGCACAGAAGACCGCCGCCGCCCTGCGCGCAGGCCTCACCCCTCTCCTGTGCATCGGCGAGACCTCGCATCAGGATCCTGCGGATGCCGCCGAGGTCGCCGTCGCCCAGCTGCGCGCCGCCCTCGCCGATGCCCCGGCCGGCGCCGTGATCGTCGCGTACGAGCCCGTCTGGGCCATCGGCGCACCCGAGCCGGCTCCGCACTCCCACATCCGTGTCGTCGCGGCCGCCCTGCGCGCCGCGCTCGATGGCGATGCCGATCGCGCGGACTCCACCGTCATCTACGGCGGAGCGGCCGGCCCCGGCCTTCTCACCGCGCTCGGCGACGACGTCGACGGTGTCTTCCTCGGCCGGTTCGCCCACGATCCCGACGCCCTCGTCGCCGTGCTCGATGAGGCGGCGGAGTTGGCGGCCCTTCGACAGGCTCAGGGACCCACGGGAGGTGCGGCGTGA